A stretch of Procambarus clarkii isolate CNS0578487 chromosome 80, FALCON_Pclarkii_2.0, whole genome shotgun sequence DNA encodes these proteins:
- the LOC138357921 gene encoding protein LIAT1-like gives MFVSFWLVVNEWLQKNFGKLPKAIKGYQRLPKATEVYQRLPKATKCYQRLPKATKCYQRLPKATKGYRSLPKATKGYQKLPNATKGYQSIPKATKRYQRLPNATKGYQMLPKATKGYQRLPKSTKGYQRLPNATKGYQSIPKATKRYQRLPNATKDYQMLPKATKGYRSLPKATKGYQMLPKATKVYQRLPNATKDYQMLPKATKRYQTLPKTTKGYQSLRKATKIYERLPKSTKVYQRLPKSTKVYQMLPKSTKGYQSLPKATKVYQSLPNATKVYQSLPKATKVYQSLPNATKDQWILMFVGYQRPQLHFLVEGGTELHATTEGDTHSVAGFSLYLHHLCRFQ, from the coding sequence ATGTTTGTCTCATTTTGGTTGGTTGTGAACGAGTGGCTGCAAAAGAACTTTGGTAAGTTACCAAAAGCTATCAAAGGCTACCAAAGGCTACCAAAGGCTACCGAAGTCTACCAAAGGCTACCAAAAGCTACCAAATGCTACCAAAGGCTACCAAAGGCTACCAAATGCTACCAAAGGCTACCAAAGGCTACCAAAGGCTACCGAAGTCTACCAAAGGCTACCAAAGGCTACCAAAAGCTACCAAATGCTACCAAAGGCTACCAAAGTATACCAAAGGCTACCAAACGCTACCAAAGACTACCAAACGCTACCAAAGGCTACCAAATGCTACCAAAGGCTACCAAAGGCTACCAAAGGCTACCGAAGTCTACCAAAGGCTACCAAAGGCTACCAAATGCTACCAAAGGCTACCAAAGTATACCAAAGGCTACCAAACGCTACCAAAGACTACCAAACGCTACCAAAGACTACCAAATGCTACCAAAGGCTACCAAAGGCTACCGAAGTCTACCAAAGGCTACCAAAGGCTACCAAATGCTACCAAAGGCTACCAAAGTATACCAAAGGCTACCAAACGCTACCAAAGACTACCAAATGCTACCAAAGGCTACCAAACGCTACCAAACGCTACCAAAGACTACCAAAGGCTACCAAAGTCTACGAAAGGCTACCAAAATCTACGAAAGGCTACCAAAGTCTACCAAAGTCTACCAAAGGCTACCAAAGTCTACCAAAGTCTACCAAATGCTACCAAAGTCTACCAAAGGCTACCAAAGTCTACCAAAGGCTACCAAAGTCTACCAAAGTCTACCAAATGCTACCAAAGTCTACCAAAGTCTACCAAAGGCTACCAAAGTCTACCAAAGTCTACCAAATGCTACCAAAGACCAATGGATTTTGATGTTCGTTGGCTACCAAAGGCCGCAGCTGCACTTTCTGGTCGAAGGTGGAACAGAGCTACATGCAACAACGGAAGGTGACACCCATAGTGTCGCAGGTTTCAGTCTTTACCTCCATCATCTGTGCAGGTTTCAGTAG